Proteins from a genomic interval of Neodiprion lecontei isolate iyNeoLeco1 chromosome 2, iyNeoLeco1.1, whole genome shotgun sequence:
- the LOC107219018 gene encoding la protein homolog gives MENGNDVAKAQEQTNATVSEVKDNPAKDTPTGEQKTGDEPNPELLAKVRNQIEFYFGDVNMQRDKFLIEQSKLDEGWIPMSVLLKFKMLASMTTDLETIIKALASSELMEVSEDKKKLRRSPTHPLPVFDEAYRKAQEERTVYVKGFPLNNTNIEKLKVFFQPYGPVENIVMRKYQDKEKKLQFKGSIFVQFKTLELATSFMEKESLKYEDTELIRKWSSDYYIEKTKEKEERRLKKAEKTGKKGDKEADEAEGEEDTEDGEKEKGEKGLPKGSVIHLSGLSEETTREDIKERLGALEGRVAFIDFKKGDVEGWARLQGDEAALPVFEKMENGKLLISGKEVTCRILEGEEEDKYLAKAKEEMANLRQKYDHKGKRGGRRGGRGGYRGGRKRRNSPNRDKQQPPAKKVAAAE, from the exons ATGGAGAACGGTAACGACGTGGCGAAGGCCCAAGAGCAGACCAACGCTACCGTAAGTGAGGTTAAAGATAACCCGGCTAAGGATACTCCGACCGGCGAGCAGAAAACTGGCGATGAACCCAACCCAGAACTTTTGGCTAAAGTCCGAAACCAGATTGAG TTCTACTTCGGCGACGTGAACATGCAGCGGGACAAATTCTTGATAGAACAGTCCAAACTAGATGAGGGTTGGATTCCAATGTCAGTTCTGCTAAAGTTCAAGATGCTAGCATCGATGACCACTGATCTTGAAACTATTATCAAGGCGTTAGCTAGCAGTGAACTAATGGAAGTTTCCGAAGATAAGAAGAAGCTTCGACGCTCTCCTACTCATCCTCTACCAGTTTTTGATGAAGCCTACCGAAAAGCTCAAGAGGAGCGAACTGTGTATGTCAAAGGCTTTCCTCTGAACAACACAAATATTGAGAAACTCAAAGTATTTTTCCAGCCTTATGGACCTGTGGAAAACATTGTG atGCGCAAGTACCAAGACAAGGAGAAAAAACTACAGTTCAAAGGTtctatttttgttcaattcaaAACACTCGAACTTGCGACGAGTTTTATGGAGAAGGAGTCCCTCAAATACGAAGATACTGAACTGATAAGAAAATGGTC atCAGACTACTATATAGAGAAAActaaagaaaaggaagaaagaagacTGAAAAAGGCAGAGAAGACTGGCAAAAAAGGAGACAaa GAAGCTGATGAGGCCGAAGGGGAAGAAGACACAGAGGatggagagaaagaaaaaggtgaGAAAGGATTGCCCAAGGGGTCTGTGATCCATTTGTCTGGCCTTTCTGAAGAAACCACTCGAGAAGATATCAAGGAACGTCTAGGAGCCCTAGAAGGGAGAGTTGCATTCATAGATTTCAAAAAAGGTGACGTGGAGGGCTGGGCTCGACTTCAGGGTGATGAAGCAGCACTCCCAGTTTTcgaaaagatggaaaatggGAAG CTTCTAATCAGTGGCAAAGAAGTAACTTGCAGGATTTTGGAAGGCGAAGAAGAGGACAAATACTTAGCAAAAGCCAAAGAGGAGATGGCAAATCTCCGACAGAAATATGACCACAAAGGAAAAcgtggcggccgaagaggcg gcCGAGGCGGATACAGAGGTGGACGCAAAAGGAGAAACAGCCCAAATCGAGATAAGCAACAGCCTCCGGCAAAGAAGGTCGCAGCGGCCGAGTAA